The proteins below are encoded in one region of Colletotrichum lupini chromosome 5, complete sequence:
- a CDS encoding dienelactone hydrolase, which translates to MASNPPGQCCTVGVKHENPFQSPKQQPYGIGTPQGKKITVAGKYEGYLAEAPADKAHKNTGLLYVADVFGIWNNSQLLADQFAANGYTTLIVDLFNKDQLSVPMPAGFDVMKWIAEGSDGKNPHNKEAIDPIIVDSLKYMQTELGLTNIGGLGYCFGAKYVVRHYKDGIKVGFVAHPSFVDEDELAAITGPFSIAAAETDSIFPAEKRHKSEEILQKTGLAYQINLYSGVEHGFAVRCDVSKKVQKYAKEQAFYQAVAWFDEHLL; encoded by the exons ATGGCATCCAACCCTCCCGGACAATGCTGCACCGTCGGTGTCAAGCACGA AAACCCGTTCCAAAGTCCCAAACAGCAGCCTTATGGCAT AGGCACTCCTCAGGGCAAGAAGATCACCGTCGCCGGCAAGTATGAGGGCTACCTCGCCGAGGCTCCTGCCGACAAGGCACACAAGAACACCGGTCTTCTCTACGTTGCCGACGTCTTTGGCATCTGGAACAACTCCCAGCTGCTTGCCGATCAGTTCGCTGCTAATGGCTACACCACCTTGATCGTTGACCTCTTCAACAAGGACCAGCTTTCTGTCCCCATGCCTGCTGGCTTTGACGTTATGAAGTGGATCGCCGAGGGCAGCGATGGCAAGAACCCCCATAACAAGGAGGCCATCGACCCCATCATTGTCGATTCCCTCAAGTACATGCAGACCGAGCTCGGTCTCACCAACATCGGTGGTCTCGGCTACTGCTTTGGCGCCAAG TACGTTGTCCGCCACTACAAGGACGGCATCAAGGTCGGCTTCGTGGCACACCCTAGCTTCGTCGACGAGGATGAGCTCGCCGCCATCACCGGCCCCTTCtccatcgccgccgccgaaacGGACAGCATCTTCCCCGCCGAAAAGCGTCACAAGTCCGAGGAGATTCTGCAAAAGACCGGCCTGGCATACCAGATCAACTTGTACTCTGGCGTCGAGCACGGCTTTGCTGTCCGCTGCGACGTGAGCAAGAAGGTTCAAAAGTATGCAAAGGAGCAAGCCTTTTACCAAGCTGTCGCTTGGTTCGATGAGCACCTTTTGTGA
- a CDS encoding WD domain-containing protein: protein MTPSPGPQINTTEVRRPRSSQTVSFSVDEGNNSIHGSDSTSLQLAVSECIETTTTTTTTTTKRTFPPVYLREVRPLHELDSKEYPLASKPLPPELANFSFSVSGSSSDGTVDNPFAAKTQRKAPIAAERQPAGLLKDDESSQEPPRRTSKSPSDASQRKSRRSNPREASPSYNASPVLPSRPSRNPRPTGLSIPEDASQRLRRQLTRGRPSGYLATPDTSEVAGASSERVTRPRSLHPHRSSHTPPESGPSQTNLQEAASPIGSDALTVFSSNVATPPITDADPEPFVDTDESLQQSLRAVGHRPSIDAVAAQDASLPSPRLSPTLAAAQLNSRDSDDEDGESPQSSAVARRNVSFRNQAWLHESQTTEEGGYASDMSIVVDDSSFQADDLDAHTAMLDTRNMMERFDAMPNEMKSFLMYNLLRRCPRKTLRLVADVVTPALKCDFFKQLPLELSFHVLSFLDHRDLCRAAQVSKHWRNIVDTNETGWKELFDRDGFTLPPGELDKAIIQGWGWQDPVGVTGAEVDLRPLSRLDSADNELTKSVVKTDSTSRLRSSKRKRALNLSSADRSKRRASGQDVARLDAIQSEVKQHKSEGPLSAANAAAAAVPNPKTSIPGLQKLHLFKSLYRRHYMIRQSWTSGKVKPGHVAFAAHPRHVITCLQFDEDKIITGSDDTLIHVYDTNTGKLRKKLEGHEGGVWALQYEGNMLVSGSTDRSVRVWDIEKGLCTQVFYGHTSTVRCLQILMPTENGKGHDGKPIMMPPKPLIITGSRDSQLRVWRLPEVGSRRYIQTGPPANDADCPYFIRTLSGHTHSVRAISAHGDTLVSGSYDSTVRVWRISTGESLHVLHGHSQKVYSVVLDHERNRCISGSMDSLVKIWDLNTGACLHTLEGHSLLVGLLDLRDERLVSAAADSTLRIWDPENGKCKNVLTAHTGAITCFQHDGRKVISGSEKTVKMWDIRTGECVQDLLTDLSGVWQVKFDQRRCVAAVQRDSLTYVEILDFGAVRDGKPLSELGERKLLNEPEVRALLAEDL, encoded by the exons ATGACGCCCTCGCCCGGTCCTCAGATCAATACCACGGAGGTGAGGCGGCCTCGTTCTAGCCAGACCGTCTCCTTCTCTGTCGACGAAGGCAATAATTCTATTCACGGATCCGACTCGACAAGCCTCCAGTTGGCCGTTTCTGAGTGCATAGAAACCACAACTACAACcactaccaccaccactaAGCGCACCTTTCCACCCGTCTACCTGCGCGAAGTTCGTCCTCTCCATGAACTCGACTCTAAGGAGTATCCTCTCGCCTCGAAGCCTCTACCCCCCGAACTCGCGAACTTCTCTTTCAGTGTCTCTGGCTCTTCTTCCGATGGCACAGTCGACAACCCTTTTGCTGCCAAAACA CAGCGCAAAGCACCGATCGCAGCCGAAAGGCAGCCAGCAGGCCTCCTGAAAGATGACGAGTCGAGTCAAGAGCCCCCAAGACGCACATCAAAGTCGCCCTCAGATGCCAGCCAAAGAAAGTCTCGTCGTTCGAATCCCCGCGAAGCATCGCCGTCCTACAACGCGTCGCCAGTCCTGCCTTCGAGACCCTCCAGGAACCCCAGACCCACTGGGCTCTCCATACCCGAGGATGCTTCGCAACGTCTTAGACGCCAACTCACGAGGGGCAGACCGTCCGGCTACCTGGCCACTCCAGATACCTCCGAAGTCGCTGGTGCAAGCTCAGAGCGTGTGACGCGACCCCGATCCCTTCACCCTCACCGCTCCAGTCATACTCCCCCAGAGTCGGGACCGAGTCAAACAAACTTGCAGGAAGCGGCCAGCCCCATCGGAAGCGATGCACTCACTGTCTTCAGCAGTAACGTTGCCACTCCGCCCATCACCGACGCTGACCCTGAGCCATTTGTTGATACCGACGAGTCGCTCCAACAATCTCTCAGAGCCGTTGGCCACAGACCCTCCATCGATGCCGTGGCTGCACAGGATGCAAGCCTACCTAGTCCGAGACTTTCGCCTACCCTGGCAGCCGCTCAACTGAATTCGAGAGACTCCGATGACGAAGATGGAGAGTCACCCCAGAGCAGTGCTGTTGCCCGACGAAATGTCAGCTTCCGCAACCAGGCCTGGCTGCATGAATCACAGACGACCGAGGAGGGCGGCTACGCTTCCGACATGTCCATCGTTGTGGATGACAGCTCCTTCCAAGCGGACGACCTCGACGCCCACACCGCCATGCTCGACACCCGCAACATGATGGAAAGATTCGATGCCATGCCCAACGAGATGAAGAGCTTTTTGATGTATAATCTTCTCCGCCGATGCCCGAGAAAAACCCTTCGTCTTGTAGCCGATGTCGTCACCCCTGCGCTGAAGTGCGACTTCTTCAAACAGCTTCCTCTCGAGTTGAGCTTCCACGTCTTGTCGTTCCTCGATCACCGCGACTTGTGTCGAGCTGCGCAGGTCTCCAAGCATTGGCGAAATATCGTGGACACGAACGAAACTGGGTGGAAGGAGCTGTTTGATCGCGATGGTTTCACACTGCCTCCGGGTGAACTCGACAAGGCCATTATCCAGGGCTGGGGTTGGCAAGATCCCGTTGGAGTCACTGGGGCCGAGGTTGACTTGCGACCTCTGAGCAGACTGGACTCGGCCGACAACGAACTCACCAAATCCGTTGTCAAGACCGATTCGACGAGCAGGCTTCGCAGTTCCAAGCGAAAGAGGGCTCTCAACTTATCTAGCGCCGATAGATCGAAGCGTAGAGCTAGCGGCCAGGATGTAGCCCGGCTGGATGCGATACAGTCCGAGGTGAAGCAACACAAATCCGAGGGGCCACTTTCAGCAGCCAACGCGGCGGCCGCTGCTGTGCCCAATCCCAAGACCAGCATCCCGGGACTCCAGAAGTTGCATCTGTTCAAGTCTCTTTACCGACGCCATTACATGATTCGGCAAAGTTGGACGAGCGGCAAAGTCAAGCCTGGACACGTTGCTTTTGCTGCCCACCCCCGCCATGTCATAACATGCCTGCAATTCGATGAAGACAAAATCATCACCGGTAGCGACGATACCTTGATTCATGTCTACGACACCAATACCGGAAAGCTGCGGAAGAAGCTCGAAGGCCACGAAGGCGGTGTCTGGGCCTTGCAATACGAAGGGAACATGCTCGTCTCTGGATCTACCGATCGATCTGTTCGTGTCTGGGATATCGAGAAGGGTCTTTGCACACAGGTCTTCTATGGACACACTAGTACCGTTCGATGCCTGCAGATCCTTATGCCTACTGAGAACGGGAAGGGCCACGATGGAAAACCCATCATGATGCCGCCAAAGCCGCTCATCATTACGGGGTCCCGTGACAGTCAGCTTCGTGTCTGGCGCCTGCCTGAGGTCGGCTCTCGCAGATACATCCAGACCGGCCCTCCAGCCAATGATGCCGACTGTCCCTACTTCATCCGAACGCTTTCTGGACACACGCATTCTGTGCGTGCCATTTCTGCACACGGTGACACCCTCGTCAGTGGTAGCTACGACAGTACTGTCCGCGTCTGGCGGATCAGCACTGGCGAGTCTCTGCACGTTCTGCATGGTCACTCCCAGAAGGTCTACAGCGTCGTACTCGACCACGAACGTAACCGTTGTATTTCAGGGTCCATGGACTCTCTGGTGAAGATTTGGGACCTGAACACCGGCGCTTGTCTCCACACCCTAGAAGGCCACAGCTTACTCGTCGGACTGCTCGACTTACGGGACGAAAGACTCGTGTCAGCTGCTGCCGACAGCACCCTACGCATTTGGGACCCAGAGAATGGCAAATGCAAGAATGTACTCACAGCCCATACTGGCGCAATTACATGTTTCCAGCATGATGGCCGAAAGGTCATTTCTGGAAGCGAGAAGACGGTCAAGATGTGGGACATTCGTACTGGCGAGTGTGTTCAAGATCTCTTGACCGACCTGAGCGGTGTTTGGCAGGTCAAGTTCGACCAGAGGCGTTGTGTTGCAGCTGTTCAGCGAGACAGCTTGACCTATGTCGAG ATTCTCGACTTCGGCGCTGTCCGTGATGGCAAACCTCTCTCCGAGCTTGGCGAACGCAAGCTCCTCAACGAGCCAGAAGTCCGCGCCCTTTTGGCCGAAGACTTATAA
- a CDS encoding choline dehydrogenase yields MAWLFSRSYPERKAVDVDGKTFDYVIVGGGTAACALASRLSEDPSTSVLVVCKGKVKDNWLDRIPIVGNASDGKGPQIETFWSEPDERWTGCKTRTFNTQALGGATRVNGLMLTRGAPGNYNQWAALGNDEWSWDKCEPYFKKIENAACHPDAPYRGHEGPLYLRQNPLDFPIDQYIQKAAGDMNLPVQNDGNNPNAPAMGLFTTDIMIDKFGYRHSSLAAYLPKSTVDERRERLTLCTGVVATKLQTNDDGTEVTGVHILDHLDKSPARQCFVKAEREVIVCCGTHFSPQLLMLRYHFSETLQHVRSSLTLRSGIGPKKHLEKHNIPLVRDMPGVGADLQDHITFGIAFRTRLIDSYLRLFSPLIGIWHFVLFLFFKTGLLATSGTRLCAWFHTSTVDETTMTVRHHGNGIDEKHDNTDALRPENVPDIELLFTNASYDYEKGKGYCAFQTTLVQPFSRGRIELASSDPLAHPKVFHHYITDPRDWAAARKAARFSMSFVERFRQTQYPFNATWHLAPGVKAGTVEGGWRDVTDEQIDAYIRERLVNIYHATSTCRMGTVVDKGVVGQNLKVHGFRNLRVADASVFPKVTSAHTVAPTYMVAERCADFIKRDWAERA; encoded by the exons ATGGCCTGGCTATTTTCTCGTTCTTATCCGGAGCGCAAAGCGGTCGACGTCGACGGGAAAACCTTTGACTATGTTATCGTAGGCG GCGGTACAGCAGCATGCGCCCTCGCCTCCCGACTGAGCGAAGACCCAAGCACCAGCGTCCTCGTTGTCTGCAAAGGCAAGGTGAAGGACAATTGGCTTGATCGTATTCCTATCGTTGGGAATGCGAGCGACGGCAAGGGTCCTCAGATCGAGACATTCTGGTCTGAGCCCGACGAGCGATGGACGGGGTGCAAGACTCGGACATTCAATACTCAAGCACTCGGCGGCGCCACCAGAGTCAACGGGCTGATGCTCACGCGCGGCGCGCCGGGTAACTACAACCAATGGGCTGCGCTTGGTAATGATGAATGGAGCTGGGATAAGTGCGAGCCATACTTCAAGAAGATTGAGAACGCTGCTTGCCACCCCGATGCTCCCTACCGCGGTCATGAAG GGCCGCTCTACCTTCGACAGAATCCCTTGGACTTCCCGATAGACCAATA CATCCAAAAAGCTGCAGGCGACATGAACCTCCCTGTCCAGAATGACGGCAATAACCCAAATGCCCCGGCCATGGGCCTCTTCACGACCGACATCATGATAGACAAGTTTGGCTATCGTCATTCTTCATTGGCAGCTTACCTTCCAAAGTCGACGGTTGATGAGCGAAGGGAGAGACTCACACTCTGCACTGGTGTTGTAGCCACAAAGCTTCAGACGAACGACGATGGGACAGAAGTAACGGGTGTTCACATTTTGGATCATCTTGACAAGAGCCCTGCCAGGCAATGCTTCGTGAAGGCCGAGAGAGAGGTCATCGTTTGTTGTGGAACTCACTTCTCACCGCAGCTTCTGATGTTGAGGTATCATTTCTCTGAGACCCTCCAGCACGTTCGATCGTCGCTGACTCTTCGCAGCGGTATAGGACCAAAGAAACATCTTGAAAAACACAACATCCCACTCGTGCGAGATATGCCGGGAGTTGGTGCTGACCTTCAAGATCACATAACTTTCGGCATCGCCTTCCGCACCCGTCTCATCGATTCATATCTCCGGTTGTTCAGTCCACTTATTGGCATTTGGCACTTCGtcctctttctcttcttcaaGACTGGCTTATTGGCGACTTCTGGAACCAGATTGTGTGCTTGGTTTCACACAAGCACCGTTGACGAGACCACAATGACTGTGAGACACCACGGAAATGGCATCGATGAGAAACACGACAACACGGATGCGCTAAGGCCTGAGAACGTACCTGATATTGAGCTCCTGTTCACTAATGCTTCGTATGACTATGAGAAGGGCAAGGGGTACTGCGCATTCCAGACAACACTAGTGCAGCCATTCTCTAGGGGTAGAATCGAGCTCGCGTCTTCAGATCCTCTGGCGCATCCCAAAGTGTTCCATCACTACATCACAGATCCCCGCGACTGGGCGGCAGCGCGCAAGGCCGCTCGTTTCTCGATGAGCTTTGTAGAGCGCTTCCGTCAGACACAGTACCCCTTCAACGCTACCTGGCATCTCGCCCCCGGAGTCAAGGCCGGTACGGTCGAAGGTGGGTGGCGGGATGTGACGGATGAACAGATTGACGCTTACATCAGGGAGCGTTTGGTCAACATCTACCACGCAACTTCAACGTGCCGCATGGGTACCGTGGTCGATAAAGGTGTAGTCGGCCAGAATTTGAAGGTCCACGGGTTCCGAAACTTGCGCGTTGCTGATGCAAGCGTTTTCCCAAAGGTGACGAGTGCTCACACTGTAGCGCCAACTTATATGGTGGCAGAGCGATGTGCCGACTTTATCAAGCGAGACTGGGCCGAGAGGGCTTGA
- a CDS encoding modin: MAMEGMSEAQFNQTLQQINDNINDDDKELFVAIVALVISIVALLASLLQVAQQYFASAAGYSSCGSKVIGKWSESKQRKIKFTEFRFEVLFEAPVIFLCPPTNKKGPVKDEPIIFIDGSEKSLLDSRSELQDQKDVSDKELAKQSVHTADNERASWVALLSALQKMEHESREWQERQYTEKVYQKPPKGSDQLESQENVASVLKEVSDKYTLTVAIQKKRRSWDTMPTNVKKPYATTTWCHMVEMLAMLGVYWVEFNRTNDRYRAEGNGYTITGEKVSDLGIMFTFQVYGRSRFENNRVIPVDETKELCFGFLPTIYRATSDNRRLKFPNDEPRDLSTLNFASNHEIAETLVLIGCNTNTVNYFSTTSTARVGHLFPVAFEIVGMLGRTLHIEKSAFRLLPNPTHYRWDTKNFSLTKLLEAYTMQMNKLKSDQPTPSLVGRAIRRNIRKINGLIKTHTAASGNWLSLPLMDALHEALDDTDEILTARAKVSRPTAPPRVDSMMTAKPSVFEGNPEGAVESARREMVQDVLRSHIQEVLGGFNEKPEKTAPKPTGTAATMENRVRSQLRFEDIDAAPPELKQEKLMEVYFRLVRRKVIEVSRESSDRREQPTVGFGGLKKRNQTNFSTRTVETIDDEEPILLHELGEEHVTHEDIWCTLVFRMICWLMLHDFHKKDVQVSKSELLGSRLPVYIS; the protein is encoded by the exons ATGGCCATGGAGGGCATGAGCGAAGCACAGTTCAACCAGACTCTTCAGCAGATTAACGACAATAtcaacgacgacgacaaAGAATTGTTTGTTGCCATTGTCGCTCTCGTCATCTCCATCGTCGCCTTGCTTGCATCCCTCCTGCAGGTCGCACAACAATATTTCGCTTCCGCCGCTGGCTATTCAAGTTGTGGCAGCAAGGTGATAGGAAAATGGTCCGAATCCAAGCAGCGCAAAATCAAGTTCACCGAGTTCCGATTCGAGGTCCTTTTCGAAGCTCCCGTTATTTTCCTATGCCCTCCGACTAATAAGAAGGGCCCTGTCAAAGACGAGCCCATTATATTCATCGACGGCTCGGAAAAGAGCTTGCTGGACAGCCGGTCCGAACTTCAAGATCAGAAGGATGTTTCCGACAAGGAGCTTGCGAAACAGTCAGTCCATACGGCTGACAATGAGCGAGCTTCGTGGGTGGCGCTCCTCTCTGCCCTGCAAAAAATGGAACATGAATCTAGGGAATGGCAAGAAAGACAATATACCGAAAAAGTCTACCAAAAGCCACCCAAGGGATCTGACCAGCTCGAGAGCCAGGAAAACGTTGCCAGCGTCCTTAAAGAAGTCAGTGACAAGTATACTCTGACGGTCGCCATTCAGAAGAAGCGTAGGAGCTGGGATACGATGCCCACCAACGTCAAGAAGCCATACGCCACAACGACGTGGTGCCATATGGTCGAAATGCTGGCCATGCTCGGCGTTTACTGGGTCGAATTCAATAGGACCAACGATAGATACCGTGCAGAAGGCAATGGCTACACCATCACGGGGGAGAAGGTCAGCGATCTTGGTATCATGTTCACATTCCAGGTTTATGGACGCAGTCGATTTGAGAACAACCGTGTCATACCCGTGGACGAGACCAAGGAGCTTTGCTTTGGCTTTCTCCCAACTATTTACCGGGCGACGTCGGACAATCGACGTTTGAAGTTTCCCAACGATGAGCCCCGCGACCTGTCGACCCTTAACTTCGCCAGTAACCATGAAATCGCTGAAACGCTGGTTTTGATCGGCTGTAATACCAATACCGTCAACTACTTTTCCACCACATCGACAGCCAGGGTTGGCCATTTGTTTCCTG TTGCTTTCGAGATCGTAGGCATGCTTGGACGTACACTCCACATTGAGAAAAGCGCATTCCGTTTACTTCCCAATCCTACTCACTATCGATGGGATACGAAAAACTTCTCCTTAACCAAACTACTGGAAGCGTACACCATGCAAATGAATAAACTCAAGTCGGATCAGCCAACTCCTAGCCTTGTCGGCAGAGCCATTCGGAGGAACATCCGAAAGATTAATGGGCTGATCAAGACGCACACTGCCGCCTCTGGCAACTGGTTGAGCCTGCCCCTCATGGATGCTCTGCACGAGGCTCTTGACGACACCGATGAGATTTTGACGGCAAGGGCGAAGGTATCTCGGCCAACAGCGCCTCCACGGGTCGACTCGATGATGACCGCGAAGCCCTCGGTTTTTGAGGGCAACCCTGAAGGCGCAGTTGAGAGCGCACGACGTGAGATGGTGCAAGATGTGTTACGCAGTCATATTCAAGAGGTCCTAGGAGGGTTCAACGAGAAGCCGGAAAAGACGGCACCGAAACCTACAGGTACCGCCGCCACAATGGAAAACAGAGTGAGAAGTCAGCTTCGATTTGAGGATATCGATGCGGCACCACCAGAACTAAAGCAAGAGAAACTCATGGAGGTTTACTTCCGCTTGGTGCGGAGAAAGGTCATCGAAGTGTCTCGAGAATCGTCAGATAGGCGCGAGCAGCCTACTGTGGGCTTTGGCGGTCTCAAAAAACGGAACCAAACCAACTTCAGTACCCGGACCGTCGAGACAATAGACGATGAAGAACCAATACTGCTGCACGAGTTGGGCGAGGAGCACGTCACCCACGAGGATATCTGGTGCACTCTCGTTTTCCGGATGATTTGTTGGCTCATGCTACACGATTTCCACAAGAAAGATGTCCAGGTATCGAAGAGCGAACTTTTGGGCAGCCGCTTGCCGGTATATATCTCATAG